The genome window ACACGTCTTCAGTGGTTAAAGAGGTATGAATAGGTGTACTTGGGTGATGTGGAGTATACTAGATGGATCGAGTGTAAATACGTGAGAGATTGAGGAGAATGGAAAATGCTACTGTGCAGATGGAGATGTTTTCGGCTTGTTTTAGATATTTTTAACCCTGATTTTGCAGGTACAAGAAGTATTACTTCTAAATGACAAAATTTACTGCCAAGTAAAGTCTAATATTTCAAGAAAGTTTAGGAGGAGAAAAAATCTGGGTCAAAATATACCACATGAATCCCTGATTGAGTTTTTGAACGTTTCTTTATATATTGCGATATTGCAAAGAGCTTTGGTCTTTAGCTCAGCGAATTTCAATGGTGAATGACTTTTTACATATTTACAAGGTGCTGCCTCACCCTAACTCTTTATACAGTTTTTAGGAAAAGTGAGCATCTAGAGAAGTTAAAATTCAACATTCGACCTACTTAGGGGAGTTAAATTGCATTAAACCTCAAACACTCCCCCTGGAATCCCCCTCTCCTCCAATTACTTTCCAAACTTTAGGCAGAAGTCACGATTTGAAGACGTAGCACTCAACTGACTCTAGATTATTTTAAATACAATAGGATTAGGCACAAAAGTATCTAAACGCATTCTGTAGATAGTTAGACATTCTGAGTGCTTATCAATTAAGTTCTCTTGTTTTCAGGAGCTCTGTTGTGAGGTAAGTTGTTACTTAAGAAAGTGGTCTAGACATCAGCTTGAGGGAATGATAGATGCGCTGTACAACTTTCTATGCCTTGAGGTCTGAAATGCGGAATTgataaattgatttggaaacatTGGTCAACTAGGAAACGAGAAAATGTAAGGTTCAACTTATTTTTGAGGTACGAGTAATTTATCTTGGAGGGACGTATTACTGATTGATTTTTGAAGTCATTATTTTTAGGCTATTCTGGAAAATTCCAAAATATGTTCGGTATTCTCTTTGAAGGCTACAGTCTCCACTTTCTGAATGTGAATATTATATattcgatatttcgagaaccatttGGTCTCTTCTGTAGGGTGAAACCTTATTTACCGTAGTTCGGGAACCATTTCGTACCTTTTGTCTTTTGTATAAGATCTATCTAAGAACTATTTGATCCCTTCTTTTGTATAAGATCCTACGCTAAAGAATAGATCaaatgattcccgaaatacggtcCATGTTATCAAAATAAAAGCTAAATGCTAATAATAAGTGCCAAAATGAGAGGAACGATTTTACTTTTGAGGATTAAATTAGTGAGAAAGGAATTTTCATGTAAATTCAGCTACTTTCTGATcctgaaaaaaaacttttcttccCATTTTCAAACACCTACAAAGCACCTAACATCTACTCCCAAATATATAGACAAAAATTCAACCTTCAATTCACCCACTCAACTGAAATCATCattaaaaaacttttttgttacttttcattagaaaatttcattttttgcatGCTTGCCCCTTTGTTGTATTGTTTAAGATACTTTAACTTGTCACTAGTAGTTTTCGgccattattttgaatttttgcataaattttGATAATCGAAATTCAGTCAATTGGAACGGATTTGATGGTGGTTGCTTTTTCATTGGAAGCTTGAATTAGCTATTGCTGTTCGAATGGTTCTTTTGGCGGAGTGTTGGTGTCTTATCCAGGAAAATTGGGttttattaacattttttcactTTCAAGCTTGAAGACAATGGAATTGTTGATGAAAAGGAAGTGTTTTTATAGATAATTTCGTGTTGTTAAGTATTGAGATAGTTTGAATGGCAGCCAGTCAATGTGGAGTTAGCTTTTTATTAATCATCAAATTGTGGTTGATTTGCAACAACGCAGTTTGAAAATTAGGCGCACTGCAGGTGATCTCCTGAAGAAATTTCCAAACACTTGCTGATCTCATGGTAGGagcaaaaaaactgaaaatttaataGACTTTACTTTTATCCTGCTTTCAAAGtagcaaaagggggggggggcaaaacGTATCTGAGCAGAGTGTCCCATGGAACTTCCTTTCTTTGTGGGCCTTTCTTTCTGTGTCCGCCAACTACTTGAACCACTTCATGGCGGACCGAcccaattggaaagaaatttcCTTCCTTGGTTTCTGGTCTATGGACCCCTCCGTTCTGGGTTGGaactcaaatttttcaaaaagatacGACTTGCAGTTTCATTCAGGGCAGAGCCAACTCATCAGAGGCTGCCTAACATGTGGATGACGGACTTAGAACTAGAGAGTTGGGCCGTTGTCAGATCTTTGTTAAGTTTGCCAGAAGTGGGCTAATTTTAACCAAAAGCTAGTGCCGAAAGTGTCGATGCAGGTGACATGACCATATGAGGATGGTATTTTTGGAAGGGTCCGTTAAACCTGCACCGAAATAGTCAGACACCTTTTAACTGATTATTAAATGTGGGGCGAAATATTTACACATAATTGACTTGTGCCGATGTTGATAAAGAAATCCCATCCAAATTATGGGCAGAAAAAGATCCTCGGAGCTAACCTACTGCTAGGCATAGCAACGATGTAGGCTTGCTTAAAGCCAAACTACTGTGTAACTTCAAAAACATATGTCGAAACAAGTTAGCTCTGCTCTATCTATCTGTTTTCAAACAATATTCAAAATTAGTTTCATTTTACAGCTCTTCATTGCAACTTTTAATGTCTTTAACATTTTAATTCCTTGTGCTCAAGTAAATTGTTAATTTAAGATTCGAGGAAGTCGTTATTGTCAAATTCCACTTCGATGATTAGAACATTTTCCCAACTATCGAGAACATGAAGCTGGATTTAACGATTAGTGAAACGGAAGACAAACTTTTCCGAATATTGTATTCCGACGTAAGAAGGCGTATTCTTCGTGAAGTCAACGCTGCCAATATGTCCCCTTCCCTTATAGAATGCCTTCTGATACTATATTTTAAATTCCTTGTGGCAAATGGGCACCGTTTTAAATATATGACCGGGAAACAACTAGCGAACTTATACCATATCTATTTCAACATGCcagattttgattttattgaggAAATTATTAGTTATATTAACCCGACTGTAAGGAACGGCCTATCGGCTGAAGGATTTATCAAATTAGTCGAGATCTGGGCGTTCAGCAATTTGGAGCAAAAGATGAAATTTTGCTTTGCGGTAAGTTCCTGAGAAAACTGGTTACCAATTCAACAGTTTTCGACTCCTTCTTAATTGTCCCTTCCCTTGCAGATTTACACCTATAGAGATCCAAGGGGAGTTATCACCAGGAACAGATTGAAAAAGCTTTGCCGCAATATGATTTATATGGAGTCCTTGGAGGACTCATATGATCTTTTAAACGAGTACGTTGATATTGTTTTAAGGAAAATGGATGTTGACCGTGATGGAATCATCTCCTATAGGGATTATGAAAGTATTGTGACAAGAAACCCAAGGTTACTTGAATTCGCTGGTCGAGTAATGCCAGATATAACAAGATTGTATGAAACTATTGGTGATATGAAACAGACAAGCATAACATAATTTATTTGAACGTCATTTAGTCATAGTTTAATACACATTGTTAATAGTAAATTATATTTTCGATAATTTTACATtggttttttcatttttttttgaaggAAGAACCGTGAATAcctattttttcaatatttcgagTTAACCCTCATGGCTAGTTTTTTAtcgtatttcttcttctttttcttcagaaaaTCAGTAATATCTTTACTAAAATATTTACACAGAATCTTCTAATAGTCTATGTAAGATTGCATGTGGAGTcccaatattctcaggcgctGAGTGTAGGTACTGATGTAAAAACACATCAAAAGTCAAATAGCTGTCATTTAGCGGCTAATTgcgatcctgttgctttcattACGAGGAGTTAGCTCAAGAAACCAACAACACACAGGAAGAACAAACCATGATTCTAGGGGGCACGAAATGTCATTGTGCATTTGTGGGATGGGTACGAGGTAGCAAACTAGCCTGTGGCGCTTGAGGTTCATGTATTGGTCTGCCAATTGATCACATATACGACCTAGGATGATTGAACATATGCAATGATTTCCTTCCACTATACAAATTCGAGCAATGCGCCGGGATACGAATCTCCTGTATGGAGCCTTCTTGACGTAACACCTGAAAAATTTACcctaaagaaaaaggaaaatgttcCCAGAGAATTTCAGGAGGACTAATTAatctttagaaaaaaaatggtaTCTGACTATGTGGGCTGAAATGGAGCCGTGTGATGTATTGGCCGGAGTTTTTAGTTAAACACAGAATATTTAGTGCCTTCAAGACAACATTGGATGATGtattggcaccattgtataaaTAATCATTGGCGTGTTTTACGAAAAAAGGAATACAAATGCAAAAGTGACTGAAAACTTTCGGGAAGCGCGCTTAATACGATCAACGAAACAACACCTTATAAAGGCGCAAACCGGGGCTAGCGTTAGTGAGCGCTAATCCATGGCAACTCCTATAAATTCGAGCGCTACATACGGATATAAACTGAAAATATGGAAGATATTAAAGCCAtcgaagaaaaataagagaTTGGAACTGTGCCGGAGAACTAACCTCTTTTTTTGCATTACTGTGTTCCAGTGGCCTGTTCATGTCATAGTTTTTTTATGTTTTGCTGTATTTGTATAAAAAGTATTTCTTTTCACTTAGTTGATCCGTAGAAATCTTCACTATTTTATCATTATACCCAGCTCACGAAAAGAGGAGGATAACATGTaacgaattattttatttactgtGGAAGTGCTTTCCATATTTTCCAGCCTATACTCTGGCAAAACGGGAAATGGGGATTAatacacattttttttatcattctAGCGTGTTAGCTTTTTATCTTTCAAGCAATCGTGCTGTTTGACATTTGAAGTCGTGGGGACACTTTCGGGAAAGCCCACCTCTCAAAGGACACTCGTCAGCTCTCGTGCTGACAAAATAAATTTTCGGTTGAGTAACAATTGTGCACCATGAGATTTGGCATAACCCACCACCCATCAGGTaggtggggttgaaaattctcAAAGACATCACTGGAATTTGGAGTGGACAGTTTAGTTTTCGTACAGCGGCATTGAATTCATTAACTGAGATGACCATTCTCCAATGATGAATGCTTTGCGTGAAAGGTAAAAGGTCGTTAATGTTACCACCATAACCAAAACTAACCTTATCCACTATAGTGCTCGTTTATTTGCTGACAATCACCATCACTTATGTTAAGTCACAATTTAGGGGCGTCAAATCTGTACAAAAATAGTTCAGGTCAAAGACTGACGTGCAGACCACCGCGATGAACAGCGGTTCGGTAGAAAAAATcgcaaaaatggaaacaaaaacTTGAAGATCGCGGTTTGGGAGGCATGTGCATGTCAGTAAGGCTACGATTGACAAGTTTTTGACATCATCATTGTTCTCACGAATACCACAATTGGTAACGCAAACTCTTTAGCGCTACGCAGAAAGGACAAGAGATTTCGTAATtcactttggaaaaatatcCTTAATGGCTGCGAATTCACCGAAGCCGCAAAAGTTGACACTTTTGCTTCGGACGGGTGGTGATATTGTGATGATGAAATTCCACTTTCTTTTAGTGGTTTTGTAACTATTATCCTCTATTTTTACTATTACTGCTGATCATTTTTAATCTTTTAATGAGCCTCATCCAATCCAATACTTCGATTATTTTCTAGGAAATCAAAGTCGCCGGACATGGGTGTTGTGATAAACAACCGCGGGGTTAATTTTGGATATGTTTCGGAAATTTTCTTATATCGAATACAAACTAGAAATATATCTCACAAAATATTAAGACATCCTAAAAAAAATTACCCGATCTTGTGTCCAATACTCTCCCGTCCTACGATCCATTCCATGTTTCTTTTTCAGTTAACAGATCACAAAAAAATGGTGTTAACCTTCTAATCTCCGCAAAGGCATTAATTAATTGTTATTGCGAGCTCCATCAATTAGTAGATTCATACCGTATAAATCCGAAATATTATgataaaatattttaagaaaagTCAATAATTTGGTGGttcgtttttatttttgctatttttttgaATTGCAATGAACTTGGTTGATTCACATCATGTCAGTGGTGTAAAGTCCGAAGTTTATATTAAATCAATATTTCCGGGAATATCTTTGACTCTGGGATCTGAACCAAAGCAAAATTTCGTGTttagaaattaatttttgaaagaATGTATTCAAGTTGCTTCACACGTTATTTTTGAAGTAGTTCACTATAATATTTGAGAGGTTAAGGGTTCACTATCTCCTTTGGAAGTTGAAGGACTCGGGGAGTTTCACTCGTTCCTTTTCGGACACTTCACGATAATGTTTGAAAATTCTAGGGCTAATGAAGGTCTGTTTCTTCTGAGATATTTCACAATAATATTTAAAAGTCCAAGGACTTAGAGGTTTCATTTGCTACCTTTGAAGACTTTCACAACaatgttttggaaaaacaagttGTAAGGGCACTATAATTTAAAGATATACTcgtatttgttcaaaataatttttgtgaAAAGGAGGAAGAATTTCGGTTCCCTTtaatacattttatttattcaattgtttagttttttttcactttttatcaTGGATTGATATTGAACTATCACATGCAATCACATAAAAAATTGGGATTAGGGAACAATATTTCCGAcccaaaaaccgatattttggGCTATTCCCGGACAACGCTCCCGAAACCAACAGAACCTACTCTAAATCCACAAATCTACTGaatcaattaaaatttttctgCCAAATACACTTCCTCTCATAATTCACAACATTATCGACATTACAGCTCCCCGAAAAAAACGGCGCCTTACTACCTATCTATCAATCACTGA of Hermetia illucens chromosome 4, iHerIll2.2.curated.20191125, whole genome shotgun sequence contains these proteins:
- the LOC119653826 gene encoding uncharacterized protein LOC119653826 isoform X2 → MKLDLTISETEDKLFRILYSDVRRRILREVNAANMSPSLIECLLILYFKFLVANGHRFKYMTGKQLANLYHIYFNMPDFDFIEEIISYINPTVRNGLSAEGFIKLVEIWAFSNLEQKMKFCFAIYTYRDPRGVITRNRLKKLCRNMIYMESLEDSYDLLNEDYESIVTRNPRLLEFAGRVMPDITRLYETIGDMKQTSIT
- the LOC119653826 gene encoding EF-hand calcium-binding domain-containing protein 1-like isoform X1, producing the protein MKLDLTISETEDKLFRILYSDVRRRILREVNAANMSPSLIECLLILYFKFLVANGHRFKYMTGKQLANLYHIYFNMPDFDFIEEIISYINPTVRNGLSAEGFIKLVEIWAFSNLEQKMKFCFAIYTYRDPRGVITRNRLKKLCRNMIYMESLEDSYDLLNEYVDIVLRKMDVDRDGIISYRDYESIVTRNPRLLEFAGRVMPDITRLYETIGDMKQTSIT
- the LOC119653826 gene encoding EF-hand calcium-binding domain-containing protein 1-like isoform X3 is translated as MTGKQLANLYHIYFNMPDFDFIEEIISYINPTVRNGLSAEGFIKLVEIWAFSNLEQKMKFCFAIYTYRDPRGVITRNRLKKLCRNMIYMESLEDSYDLLNEYVDIVLRKMDVDRDGIISYRDYESIVTRNPRLLEFAGRVMPDITRLYETIGDMKQTSIT